In Raphanus sativus cultivar WK10039 chromosome 5, ASM80110v3, whole genome shotgun sequence, the following proteins share a genomic window:
- the LOC108863049 gene encoding gibberellin receptor GID1A translates to MAASDEVNLIDSKTVVPLNTWVLISTFKLSYNLLRRSDGTFNRHLAEYLDRKVTANANPEDGVFSFDVVMDRSIGLLSRVYRPAYAPDQEEGRRPPPTSVLDLEKPVDGEVVPVVLFFHGGSFAHSSANSKIYDTLCRRLVGACKNCVVVSVNYRRAPENPYPCAYDDGWTALNWVNSRTWLKSKKDSKVRIFLAGDSSGGNIVHNVALRAGEAGIDVLGNVLLNPMFGGKERTESEKRLDGKYFVTVRDRDWYWKAFLPEGEDREHPACNPFSSRARCLRGLRFPKSLVVVAGLDLIQDWQLAYAEGLEKAGQEVKLVHLEKATIGFYLLPNNSYFHSVMDEIAAFVNAES, encoded by the exons ATGGCTGCGAGCGACGAAGTTAATCTAATTGATAGCAAG ACAGTGGTTCCTCTCAATACATGGGTTTTAATCTCCACCTTCAAACTATCCTACAACCTCCTGCGTCGATCAGACGGTACATTCAACCGACACTTGGCCGAGTATCTAGACCGTAAAGTCACCGCAAACGCCAACCCTGAAGACGGTGTGTTCTCGTTCGACGTGGTGATGGACCGAAGCATCGGTCTACTAAGCAGAGTCTACAGACCAGCTTACGCACCAGACCAAGAGGAGGGAAGAAGACCTCCTCCTACTAGTGTGTTAGACCTCGAGAAGCCTGTTGATGGAGAGGTTGTCCCCGTTGTATTGTTCTTCCACGGAGGTAGCTTCGCTCATTCGTCCGCCAACAGCAAGATCTACGACACTCTCTGCCGCAGGCTCGTTGGTGCGTGTAAAAACTGTGTTGTTGTCTCTGTGAATTATCGCCGTGCGCCTGAGAACCCTTACCCTTGTGCTTACGATGATGGCTGGACGGCTCTTAACTGGGTCAACTCGAGGACTTGGCTCAAGTCCAAGAAAGACTCGAAGGTTCGTATCTTCTTGGCGGGAGATAGCTCTGGAGGGAACATAGTGCACAACGTGGCTTTAAGGGCGGGTGAAGCGGGGATAGACGTATTGGGGAACGTTCTGCTTAACCCTATGTTCGGTGGGAAGGAGAGGACCGAGTCTGAGAAGCGTTTGGATGGGAAGTACTTTGTGACGGTGAGGGACCGTGATTGGTACTGGAAGGCGTTTTTGCCTGAAGGGGAAGATAGAGAGCATCCTGCTTGTAACCCGTTTAGCTCCAGAGCGAGGTGCTTGCGAGGGCTGAGGTTTCCGAAGAGTCTCGTGGTTGTTGCGGGGTTGGATTTGATTCAAGATTGGCAGCTAGCTTACGCGGAAGGGCTGGAGAAAGCAGGTCAAGAGGTTAAGCTTGTGCATTTGGAGAAGGCTACTATTGGTTTCTACCTGTTGCCGAATAATAGTTACTTCCATAGTGTTATGGATGAGATTGCTGCGTTTGTAAACGCGGAAAGTTGA
- the LOC108863048 gene encoding uncharacterized protein LOC108863048, translating into MAKKKATRNSNATVNVNVNVNDNTPQNHDEKATKLSRQSSMEEDHSEEKVGHLKSLNAMLLKQTVEKRQQIDSLETELARGGSERGELRRELDQVGDENLGLRMELGIVMDFVGCRFREIGVGVRERDDEIRALKGERDMERGEVRRLEESVAVMAEKEASLEMVIEGLKGEKEKRRMGEEIVNKAREEIDELKREMKVLLGVKNEMEIVKSDQRGEIDELERKLGRLNDTVESLRKEEKVLRDMVVGLEKDLDESIEKERGMMVKIDAIGKEKMVKESELERLMVEKSSVEKQVEIVNEQCSDKEKLIDKLSRELEERVFSGEAKRVELNRKVDELERAVAALQKERTETNEKLSCKVREIRDALEQVELERERADKALDEEKRHGEDLKADVSKSEKMIETTLEELEKVKTERESLSTARDDLEKQSKSLRSEKAILEKELLERTKAIDALKKEVESAGMDAERSLVMMLKSAASAVSQSDSKQETATASYASELESIGKAFKNKENIIEEMKKEAESMKQSTEEANKKKSFWTVVSSVTTIFAAASFAYASRTR; encoded by the coding sequence ATGGCCAAGAAGAAAGCAACGCGTAACAGTAACGCTACCGTCAACGTCAACGTTAACGTTAACGATAATACTCCACAGAACCACGACGAGAAAGCTACGAAACTTAGCCGGCAGTCTTCCATGGAAGAAGACCACTCGGAGGAGAAGGTGGGGCACCTGAAGTCTCTCAACGCGATGCTCCTCAAACAGACGGTGGAGAAGCGGCAGCAGATCGACTCGCTGGAGACGGAGCTGGCTCGCGGCGGATCGGAGAGAGGAGAGCTGCGGAGGGAGCTGGATCAGGTCGGCGACGAGAATCTGGGGCTGAGGATGGAGCTGGGGATTGTTATGGATTTCGTCGGGTGTCGGTTTAGGGAGATTGGGGTTGGAGTGAGGGAGAGGGATGACGAGATTAGGGCTTTGAAAGGGGAAAGGGATATGGAGCGTGGGGAGGTGAGGAGGTTGGAGGAGAGTGTGGCTGTGATGGCGGAGAAAGAAGCGAGTTTGGAGATGGTGATTGAGGGGTTGAAAGgtgagaaggagaagaggaggaTGGGAGAAGAGATAGTAAACAAGGCTAGGGAAGAGATTGATGAGTTGAAGAGAGAAATGAAAGTGCTTTTGGGTGTTAAGAATGAGATGGAGATTGTAAAGAGTGATCAGAGAGGGGAGATTGATGAGTTGGAGAGAAAGTTAGGGAGGTTGAATGATACTGTGGAGAGTTTGAGGAAGGAAGAGAAGGTTTTGAGGGATATGGTTGTTGGGTTGGAGAAGGATCTTGATGAGTCTATTGAGAAAGAGAGGGGAATGATGGTGAAGATTGATGCAATAGGGAAAGAGAAGATGGTTAAAGAATCTGAGCTTGAGAGGTTGATGGTGGAGAAGAGTTCAGTTGAGAAACAGGTGGAGATAGTCAATGAGCAGTGCTCGGATAAGGAGAAGTTGATTGACAAGTTGTCTCGGGAGCTTGAGGAGCGTGTCTTTAGTGGGGAGGCAAAGCGTGTTGAGTTGAATAGAAAGGTTGATGAGCTAGAGCGTGCCGTTGCTGCGCTGCAAAAGGAACGTACCGAGACCAATGAGAAGCTTAGCTGCAAAGTTAGAGAGATAAGGGATGCGCTTGAGCAGGTTGagctcgagagagagagagctgataAGGCACTTGATGAGGAGAAGAGACATGGAGAGGATCTCAAGGCGGACGTTTCGAAATCAGAGAAGATGATTGAGACAACTCTAGAAGAGCTTGAGAAAGTTAAGACTGAACGGGAGAGCTTATCTACAGCGAGGGATGATTTGGAGAAACAATCCAAATCATTGAGAAGCGAAAAGGCTATCCTCGAAAAGGAGCTTCTAGAGCGCACAAAGGCTATCGATGCTCTGAAAAAGGAAGTAGAGTCCGCTGGAATGGATGCAGAACGCAGCTTGGTGATGATGCTAAAGAGTGCCGCATCCGCAGTGTCACAATCGGATAGCAAGCAAGAAACTGCTACAGCATCATATGCCTCGGAGCTAGAATCAATAGGGAAAGCGTTCAAAAACAAAGAGAACATAATCGAGGAGATGAAGAAAGAAGCCGAGTCAATGAAGCAATCAACAGAAGAggcaaacaagaagaagagcttCTGGACAGTTGTTTCCTCTGTAACAACCATTTTTGCTGCTGCATCCTTTGCCTATGCCTCTAGGACTCGTTAA
- the LOC108860674 gene encoding receptor-like cytosolic serine/threonine-protein kinase RBK2 translates to MVVDKSSEASPLCCALPMYSPKYSSYATEEDSNDLNHTTKHKRTNALLTNSASAHDLRCVEKQDSNSPRGALEACLTRCSISSTSSSLDDPPPNREAIENADAEAVSKNHKAHYNWRKFFKHWKRKSMKRLSSFPPLGGAPVISRRSKNADQRIDVLNVHDIYDFQSSLHSFSISDLDIATDNFSPENIIGRGGYAEVYQGILPEGKLIAVKRLTKGTPDEQTAEFLSEIGIIAHLDHPNTAKFIGCCIDGGMHLVFWLSPLGSLGSLLHGPSKDKLTWDRRYKVALGTADGLMYLHEGCQRRIIHRDIKADNILLTEDFQPQICDFGLAKWLPKQLTHHNVSKFEGTFGYFAPEYFMHGIVDEKTDVFAFGVLLLELITGHPALDESQQSLVLWAKPLLDKKDIEQLVDPSLGDEYNIEELRRLTSTASLCIEQSSLLRPRMSQVVELLLGQEDVDMSLREAKRTMLQRTYSEGLLDSIEYNSTKYLGDLDHIREVALAS, encoded by the exons ATGGTGGTAGACAAAAGCAGTGAAGCTTCTCCCTTGTGCTGTGCTCTTCCAAT GTACAGCCCAAAATATTCAAGCTATGCCACTGAAGAAGATTCAAACGACTTGAATCATACTACAAAACACAAACGAACCAATGCTTTGCTGACTAATTCTGCTTCAGCTCATG ATCTGAGATGTGTAGAGAAGCAAGACTCTAACTCACCGAGAGGAGCCCTAGAAGCCTGCTTAACCCGATGCTCAATCTCTTCCACCTCGTCTTCCTTAGACGATCCTCCTCCAAACCGAGAAGCTATCGAAAACGCAGACGCAGAAGCAGTTAGCAAGAACCACAAAGCACATTATAACTGGAGAAAGTTCTTCAAACATTGGAAACGCAAATCCATGAAACGCCTCTCTTCCTTCCCTCCATTAGGCGGTGCCCCAGTGATCTCTAGACGCAGTAAAAACGCAGATCAACGCATAGACGTTCTGAACGTTCACGATATCTACGACTTCCAATCATCTCTGCACAGCTTCTCAATCTCTGACCTAGACATCGCTACTGATAACTTCAGCCCCG AAAACATAATCGGGAGAGGCGGTTACGCAGAGGTTTACCAAGGGATTCTACCAGAAGGGAAACTAATCGCTGTGAAACGTCTCACCAAAGGCACACCGGACGAGCAAACAGCAGAGTTTTTGTCCGAAATAGGGATCATAGCTCATCTTGACCATCCAAACACTGCCAAGTTCATTGGTTGTTGCATCGACGGTGGAATGCATCTTGTTTTCTGGCTGTCTCCTCTTGGAAGCCTAGGCTCTCTCCTCCATG GACCATCAAAAGATAAGTTAACTTGGGACAGACGTTACAAGGTAGCGTTAGGAACAGCAGATGGACTAATGTATCTTCATGAGGGCTGTCAAAGACGTATCATCCATCGAGACATCAAAGCTGATAACATTCTCCTCACCGAGGATTTTCAACCGCAGATTTGCGATTTTGGATTAGCCAAATGGCTTCCTAAGCAATTAACGCACCACAACGTATCCAAATTCGAAGGAACATTTGG GTACTTTGCGCCTGAATATTTCATGCACGGAATTGTCGATGAGAAGACCGATGTTTTCGCGTTTGGAGTTCTTCTATTGGAGCTTATAACTGGCCATCCTGCTCTTGATGAGTCTCAGCAAAGCCTTGTGTTATGG GCCAAGCCGTTACTAGATAAGAAAGACATAGAGCAATTGGTGGATCCGTCTCTTGGAGATGAGTATAACATAGAAGAGCTTCGCCGGTTAACTTCCACAGCTTCTTTATGCATCGAGCAGTCTTCTCTTCTACGACCCCGGATGAGCCAG GTTGTGGAACTATTATTAGGCCAAGAAGATGTTGATATGTCTCTAAGAGAAGCCAAGAGAACGATGTTGCAACGAACGTATTCTGAAGGATTGTTAGATAGTATAGAATATAACTCAACTAAGTACTTGGGAGATCTTGATCACATTCGAGAGGTTGCTTTAGCTTCttga